One genomic window of Bremerella sp. JC817 includes the following:
- a CDS encoding WD40 repeat domain-containing protein produces MYKHILGATAAVATLVVPSITLAQAPPVRLSHALTLKPAVDRLHPPVVSQVAIHPAEKLMAVAGDDHYVRIMEISTGRVLFTLKDHTDWVRAAVFSPDGKTLATAGNDQQLLLWDVQENIQLRSTGEFPSVVTALDFNHDGSRLAVAGFADVIAIHNPTTGDVLHKLKAASEDQRTVCFSPDGSKVAAAGRNGVIRIWNTNSGERVRDIRAHADRIHGLVFSADGSKVISGGEDRTLKIHDAASGHQLASISTGDAKTFSVSLANDDTVATGGSDNEVRMWSLTSYQEVDHVAGHEGTVATLDVHGQTMISSGFDTTIRVWDLGTAQKSPPVLTVPVSRFSK; encoded by the coding sequence ATGTATAAGCACATTCTCGGTGCCACGGCTGCGGTCGCCACTCTGGTCGTTCCGTCGATTACCCTTGCCCAGGCTCCTCCGGTTCGTTTGTCACACGCACTCACGTTGAAGCCTGCGGTTGATCGGCTTCATCCTCCGGTCGTGTCCCAAGTCGCCATCCACCCGGCTGAAAAGTTGATGGCAGTCGCAGGCGACGACCACTACGTCCGGATCATGGAAATCTCGACCGGTCGCGTCCTATTCACGCTGAAAGACCATACCGATTGGGTTCGTGCCGCTGTCTTCTCGCCCGATGGCAAGACGCTGGCCACTGCCGGTAACGATCAGCAACTGCTGCTGTGGGATGTCCAAGAGAACATTCAACTCCGAAGCACCGGCGAATTTCCGTCGGTCGTCACGGCACTCGACTTCAACCACGATGGCTCGCGTTTGGCCGTGGCAGGCTTCGCCGACGTGATTGCCATCCACAATCCAACCACCGGCGATGTCCTTCATAAGCTGAAGGCTGCCAGTGAAGACCAGCGAACCGTCTGCTTTTCGCCCGATGGCTCGAAGGTCGCAGCCGCCGGACGCAACGGCGTAATCCGCATCTGGAACACCAACAGCGGCGAGCGAGTTCGTGATATCCGCGCTCATGCCGACCGTATCCATGGCCTGGTTTTCTCGGCCGATGGTTCCAAAGTCATCTCGGGCGGTGAAGACCGCACCCTAAAGATTCATGATGCCGCTTCCGGGCATCAATTGGCATCGATCTCGACAGGAGATGCCAAGACGTTTTCCGTTTCGCTCGCCAACGACGACACCGTCGCCACTGGTGGAAGCGATAACGAGGTTCGCATGTGGAGCCTGACGTCGTATCAGGAAGTTGATCACGTGGCAGGCCATGAAGGCACTGTCGCAACGCTCGATGTCCATGGGCAAACGATGATCTCAAGCGGGTTCGATACTACGATCCGCGTTTGGGACTTGGGCACCGCGCAAAAATCCCCCCCCGTGTTAACGGTCCCGGTCAGCCGTTTCTCGAAATAA
- a CDS encoding citrate synthase, translated as MSDTAKLIVDGKEIDLPVVVGTEDEKAVDISKLRGDTSFITLDEGYVNTGSTTSAITYLDGEAGILRYRGYPIEELAANCDFVEVMYLLIYGELPTEEELTNFRNSIRRHTMLHEDMRSFYDGFPRDAHPMAILSSVVSALSTFYQDSLDPHDPQQVEVSIHRLLAKLPTIAAYSYKKSFGQPFIYPQNDLSYCENFLQMMFAVPSEPFHVDPDFVDALNLLLIVHADHEQNCSTSTVRMVGSADANLFASISAGISALWGPLHGGANEAVVNMLEEIIDNGGDVDKYVELAKDKKSKVRLMGFGHRVYKNFDPRATIIKKACDRLLDKLDIKDPLFDVAQKLEQAALNDEYFVERKLYPNVDFYSGVIYRAIGIPVQMFTVLFAMGRLPGWIAHWKEMHGSKTKRICRPRQIYTGEQKREFVPIEKR; from the coding sequence ATGTCCGACACTGCCAAGCTTATCGTCGATGGTAAAGAGATTGACCTACCCGTAGTCGTGGGTACCGAAGATGAAAAGGCGGTCGACATCTCGAAGTTGCGTGGCGATACCAGCTTCATCACCCTCGACGAAGGGTATGTGAACACTGGTTCGACCACCAGTGCGATCACCTACCTCGACGGCGAAGCAGGGATCCTGCGATACCGCGGTTATCCAATCGAAGAACTCGCCGCCAACTGCGACTTCGTCGAAGTCATGTACTTGTTGATCTACGGCGAGCTGCCGACCGAAGAAGAGCTGACCAACTTCCGTAATTCGATCCGTCGCCACACGATGCTGCATGAAGACATGCGATCGTTCTACGACGGCTTCCCACGCGACGCTCACCCGATGGCAATTTTGTCCAGCGTGGTCAGTGCCCTGTCGACGTTCTACCAGGATTCGCTCGACCCACACGACCCGCAACAGGTGGAAGTTTCGATTCACCGCCTGTTGGCCAAGTTGCCGACGATCGCCGCTTACAGCTACAAGAAGTCCTTCGGCCAGCCATTCATCTACCCGCAAAACGACCTGTCGTACTGCGAGAACTTCCTGCAGATGATGTTCGCAGTCCCAAGCGAACCGTTCCACGTCGACCCCGATTTTGTTGACGCGTTGAACCTGCTGCTGATTGTGCATGCCGACCACGAACAGAACTGCAGCACCTCGACCGTCCGGATGGTCGGTTCGGCCGATGCCAACCTATTCGCTTCGATCTCGGCGGGGATCAGTGCCCTATGGGGCCCACTGCACGGCGGTGCCAACGAAGCGGTCGTTAACATGCTGGAAGAGATCATCGACAACGGCGGCGACGTCGACAAATACGTCGAGCTGGCGAAAGACAAGAAGAGCAAGGTCCGCCTGATGGGCTTTGGTCACCGTGTTTATAAGAACTTCGATCCTCGAGCGACGATCATCAAGAAGGCCTGCGATCGCCTGCTGGATAAGCTCGATATCAAGGATCCGCTGTTCGACGTGGCCCAGAAGCTCGAGCAAGCTGCTCTCAACGACGAATACTTCGTCGAACGGAAGCTCTACCCGAACGTGGACTTCTACTCGGGCGTTATCTATCGAGCGATCGGCATTCCAGTTCAGATGTTCACCGTCCTGTTTGCGATGGGACGCCTGCCTGGCTGGATCGCTCATTGGAAAGAAATGCACGGCTCGAAAACCAAGCGAATCTGTCGCCCACGTCAGATCTACACCGGCGAGCAGAAGCGAGAATTCGTACCAATCGAAAAGCGATAG
- a CDS encoding peptidyl-prolyl cis-trans isomerase, which produces MISAAYETGKCLGRRVVLTGVCLGTCFLSPAPAWAQFGWLNPWKGDSAQTAEQPPADPFAQRRAASEPQFRTAARQMPATSPTSTGGTTAVISDSPATMPNYGAPVPYPTTHAAAVNYAAPAGYPSTGNAANYYSVPPQGNYAPPMAQTQQAVPQVANLPQQQPPMAAAKGNDLFKPARIVAIVNGEPILAGDVLGPVNQMIDEKMASLTPEQRAAVSEEEIDQFKEQALKQMLPGLIDIKVVYLDFMRSVPSDRKEEMQQMLEKNYDEYQLETDLKNAEVTTQAELDMKLREMGGSLAKKKRQFVEKLVAQQQIQRKIKKDEEVTHQQMLDFYEEHSDEYQVSAKAKWEQLMVKFSEFPNRQAAWEATAEMGNQVLRGAPLDAVAKRHSQGIKAANGGQYDWTTKGSLKNETVDQAIFSLPIGQLSPIIESAEGFHIVRVVDRKESGMVPFTEAQVGIKEKIQNGRRQAEMETYLKDVKSKAQVWTIFDEKK; this is translated from the coding sequence GTGATTTCAGCTGCTTACGAGACTGGCAAATGCCTTGGCCGCCGCGTCGTTCTGACGGGCGTCTGCCTCGGTACGTGCTTCCTTTCGCCCGCTCCGGCGTGGGCACAATTTGGTTGGTTGAATCCGTGGAAGGGTGACTCGGCTCAAACAGCCGAACAACCACCGGCGGATCCCTTTGCCCAGCGCCGCGCCGCGTCGGAACCTCAGTTCCGCACGGCTGCCCGTCAGATGCCAGCCACCAGTCCAACTTCCACCGGTGGTACCACCGCGGTGATTTCGGACTCGCCTGCGACGATGCCCAACTATGGAGCTCCGGTTCCTTATCCCACCACGCACGCCGCCGCAGTCAACTATGCCGCTCCGGCAGGTTACCCATCGACTGGCAACGCGGCCAACTATTACTCGGTTCCACCGCAAGGTAATTACGCTCCGCCGATGGCTCAAACCCAGCAGGCGGTCCCTCAGGTTGCCAACCTTCCGCAGCAGCAGCCACCGATGGCGGCGGCCAAAGGAAACGATCTGTTCAAGCCAGCTCGAATTGTCGCAATCGTCAATGGCGAGCCCATTTTAGCTGGCGACGTGCTGGGGCCGGTCAATCAAATGATCGACGAAAAGATGGCCTCGCTCACCCCTGAGCAGCGTGCCGCGGTTTCGGAAGAAGAGATCGACCAATTCAAAGAACAGGCCCTCAAGCAAATGTTGCCAGGGCTGATTGATATTAAGGTGGTCTATCTCGACTTCATGCGGTCGGTCCCATCCGACCGTAAAGAAGAGATGCAGCAGATGCTCGAAAAGAACTACGACGAGTACCAGCTCGAGACCGACCTGAAGAATGCCGAGGTCACCACGCAGGCCGAACTCGACATGAAACTTCGCGAAATGGGCGGATCGTTGGCGAAAAAGAAACGCCAGTTCGTCGAAAAACTGGTCGCCCAGCAACAGATTCAACGGAAGATCAAAAAGGACGAAGAGGTCACCCACCAGCAGATGCTCGACTTCTACGAAGAGCATAGCGACGAATACCAAGTGTCCGCGAAGGCTAAGTGGGAACAATTGATGGTGAAGTTCTCCGAGTTCCCTAACCGCCAGGCGGCCTGGGAAGCGACCGCCGAGATGGGGAACCAGGTTCTGCGAGGCGCCCCGCTCGATGCCGTGGCCAAACGCCACTCGCAGGGGATCAAAGCTGCCAACGGCGGTCAGTACGACTGGACCACCAAGGGTAGCTTGAAGAACGAAACCGTCGACCAGGCGATCTTCAGCCTGCCGATTGGCCAACTCAGCCCGATTATTGAGTCGGCTGAGGGATTCCATATCGTCCGCGTTGTCGACCGGAAGGAATCGGGAATGGTTCCCTTTACCGAAGCCCAGGTCGGCATCAAAGAGAAGATCCAGAACGGTCGGCGTCAGGCCGAAATGGAGACTTACTTGAAGGACGTGAAGTCCAAAGCTCAGGTTTGGACCATCTTCGACGAGAAGAAGTAA